The proteins below are encoded in one region of Sulfitobacter sp. SK012:
- the gcvH gene encoding glycine cleavage system protein GcvH, producing the protein MTTYYSDDHEWITVDGDIATIGITQHAADQLGEIVFVEQKDVGDDFEKGDEIGVIESVKAASEIYAPVDGEVVEANGTLEDAPGSLNENPEGDAWIYKVKLADKAQLEDLMDLDGYKALIG; encoded by the coding sequence ATGACCACTTATTATTCTGATGACCATGAATGGATCACAGTCGACGGCGACATCGCCACTATCGGAATCACCCAGCATGCTGCAGATCAGCTGGGCGAGATTGTCTTTGTTGAACAAAAAGACGTCGGCGATGATTTTGAAAAAGGCGATGAGATCGGTGTTATCGAATCCGTCAAGGCGGCCTCGGAAATATACGCGCCGGTTGATGGCGAAGTCGTTGAGGCCAACGGTACACTTGAAGATGCACCGGGTTCCTTGAACGAAAACCCTGAGGGCGACGCTTGGATCTATAAGGTTAAGCTTGCTGATAAGGCACAGCTCGAAGACCTGATGGACCTGGACGGCTACAAAGCCTTGATCGGCTAA
- the idi gene encoding isopentenyl-diphosphate Delta-isomerase produces the protein MFDIEAPLHTIMIPAWIDGILQPVEKLAAHKRGLRHMAVSVFLMEGDRILLQQRALGKYHTPGLWANTCCTHPDWHEDPSVCATRRLGEELGIKGLQPTHVGQVEYRADVGGGLIEHEVVEVFVAQVDGALPLSPNPDEVMNTRWVSHNDLMAEIQATPEDFTPWLRIYLGQHGAMIFSD, from the coding sequence ATGTTCGATATCGAGGCCCCCTTGCACACAATCATGATCCCCGCCTGGATTGACGGCATCTTACAGCCTGTTGAGAAACTGGCTGCGCATAAACGCGGCTTGCGGCATATGGCGGTCTCAGTGTTCTTGATGGAGGGCGACCGAATTCTGCTTCAGCAACGCGCTTTGGGAAAATACCACACTCCAGGTCTTTGGGCGAATACATGCTGCACCCATCCAGATTGGCACGAAGACCCTAGCGTTTGCGCGACACGCAGGCTTGGCGAAGAACTGGGGATCAAGGGCCTGCAGCCAACCCACGTGGGGCAAGTCGAATACCGCGCAGATGTAGGCGGTGGACTGATCGAACATGAAGTGGTTGAAGTCTTTGTCGCACAGGTCGATGGCGCGCTGCCCTTGTCGCCCAACCCCGACGAAGTGATGAACACGCGCTGGGTTTCACACAACGATTTGATGGCGGAAATCCAAGCAACACCAGAGGATTTCACGCCCTGGCTCCGGATCTACCTCGGCCAACACGGCGCAATGATCTTTAGCGATTGA
- a CDS encoding DUF2793 domain-containing protein, giving the protein MPDRSPILNLPFILPSQAQKHVTHNEALRRLDVVVQLVVQSVGATDPPSLPVEGQAFALGPSPNGAWASQGGSIAAYLDGAWYFVTPHEGWRAWDSAAQLLRAWNGTLWAAVGGGTENLPRLGVNATADNTNRLNVSSEATLLNHAGMGHQLKINKRFAGNTASLLYQTSFSGRAEMGLNGSDAFSIKVSDDGNAWNDALVFDPQNGTASGTAIQGATDDTTAQRLLRVGSFGLGNRVVRYNASDDLDGLRDLSALVGNTLNNAVPVNSPTNNGAFVGLTAALNATRGAQFMIETVSDQGAFFRVDNNGWSDWRRVVDSGNMVGTVSQDAGTPTGAVIESGNTANGDYIRYADGTQWATNSNAPITTAPAAFVGTITKIDSDKLWIGRWF; this is encoded by the coding sequence ATGCCCGACCGCTCACCCATCCTTAATTTGCCATTCATTTTGCCATCGCAGGCGCAAAAACACGTCACTCATAACGAAGCGTTGCGCCGTCTGGATGTTGTCGTCCAACTTGTCGTGCAATCAGTGGGCGCGACTGATCCGCCCAGCCTGCCCGTCGAAGGACAGGCCTTTGCGCTTGGCCCCAGCCCAAATGGTGCATGGGCTAGCCAAGGGGGCAGCATTGCCGCCTACCTTGATGGCGCGTGGTATTTCGTTACCCCCCACGAAGGGTGGCGAGCATGGGACAGCGCTGCTCAGCTTTTGCGGGCTTGGAATGGCACCCTTTGGGCTGCCGTTGGTGGGGGAACCGAAAATCTGCCCCGGCTTGGCGTTAATGCCACAGCTGACAATACCAACCGCCTGAACGTGTCCAGCGAAGCAACGCTGCTCAATCATGCAGGGATGGGGCATCAACTCAAAATCAACAAAAGGTTTGCGGGAAACACCGCCTCCCTGCTCTACCAGACCAGCTTTTCTGGTCGCGCTGAAATGGGGCTGAACGGCAGCGACGCCTTTTCGATCAAGGTGTCTGATGACGGCAATGCCTGGAACGACGCGCTGGTGTTTGATCCCCAAAACGGCACCGCATCTGGTACGGCTATTCAAGGCGCGACCGATGACACCACCGCACAACGCCTCTTGCGCGTGGGCTCTTTTGGTCTGGGCAATCGCGTGGTGCGCTATAACGCATCTGACGATCTGGACGGTCTTCGGGATTTATCCGCGCTTGTGGGCAACACCCTCAACAACGCAGTGCCGGTCAATTCGCCAACCAACAACGGCGCGTTCGTTGGTCTGACCGCAGCGCTAAATGCGACACGCGGCGCGCAGTTCATGATTGAGACGGTCAGCGACCAAGGCGCATTCTTTCGGGTGGACAACAATGGCTGGAGCGACTGGCGCCGGGTTGTCGACAGCGGCAATATGGTAGGCACAGTGTCGCAGGACGCCGGCACGCCGACAGGGGCAGTGATCGAAAGCGGCAACACAGCAAATGGGGACTACATCCGTTATGCGGACGGCACCCAATGGGCCACCAACAGCAATGCACCCATCACAACAGCACCCGCAGCCTTCGTCGGGACAATCACGAAAATCGACAGCGATAAACTGTGGATTGGGCGCTGGTTCTAA
- the gcvP gene encoding aminomethyl-transferring glycine dehydrogenase, with protein sequence MSFQLTDYEAYDFANRRHIGPSVKEMAEMLKVIGFKTLDELIDATVPPAIRQKEPLDWGPAMTERDALFHMKQIAEKNKVLTSLIGQGYHGTTTPAPILRNILENPAWYTAYTPYQPEISQGRLEALLNFQTMVSDLTGLDIANASLLDESTAAAEAMTMAKRSAKSKSDSFFIDENCHPQNIAVMRTRAEPLGINVIVGCPNDLDASAVFGAIFQYPGTHGHVRDFTDAIASLHESKALAVVAADPLALALLKSPGEMGADIAIGSTQRFGVPMGYGGPHAAYMATKDAYKRGMPGRIIGVSIDARGNKAYRLSLQTREQHIRREKANSNVCTAQALLAVIASMYAVYHGADGIKAIAQSVHRKTSRLAKGLESLGFDVQPEVFFDTITVEVGALQGVILNAAVENGINLRKVGNSKVGISLDEQTRPETIEAVWAAFGGNMKDDSKANREYRLPNHALRESEYLTHPIFHLNRAEAEITRYMRRLADRDLALDRAMIPLGSCTMKLNATIEMIPVTWPEFSNLHPFVPKDQALGYHEMIDDLNDKLCQITGYDAISQQPNSGAQGEYAGLLTIRGYHAARGEAHRNICLIPTSAHGTNPASAQMVGYKVVPIKADDKGNIDVADFREKAEKHSADLAACMITYPSTHGVFETTVQEICQITHDHGGQVYIDGANMNAMVGLSRPGDIGGDVSHLNLHKTFCIPHGGGGPGMGPIGVKAHLIEHLPGHPEYGTDVGPVSAAPFGSPSILPVSWAYVLLMGGAGLTQATKVAILNANYIAARLKDSYNILYTSETGRVAHECILDTRPLDEAGHVSVDDVAKRLIDSGFHAPTMSWPVSGTLMVEPTESEPKAELDRFCEAMLSIRGEAQDIIDGKIDPENNPLKNAPHTVRDLVGDWDRPYSREQACFPPGSLHMDKYWAPVNRVDNAYGDRNLVCTCPPMSDYAEAAE encoded by the coding sequence ATGTCCTTTCAACTCACCGATTACGAAGCCTATGACTTCGCAAATCGCCGTCACATTGGCCCCTCTGTAAAAGAGATGGCTGAGATGCTCAAAGTGATCGGTTTTAAGACTCTGGACGAGCTTATTGACGCGACCGTACCACCTGCGATCCGTCAAAAGGAGCCGCTGGATTGGGGCCCTGCAATGACAGAGCGCGACGCGCTTTTTCATATGAAGCAGATTGCTGAGAAGAACAAAGTTCTGACTTCGTTGATTGGCCAAGGGTATCACGGTACCACAACACCGGCTCCGATCTTGCGCAATATTCTGGAAAACCCAGCTTGGTATACAGCCTACACGCCGTATCAGCCCGAGATTTCGCAAGGCCGGCTTGAGGCGCTATTGAACTTCCAAACCATGGTTTCAGATTTGACCGGTTTGGATATCGCAAACGCTTCGCTTCTTGACGAATCCACTGCGGCCGCCGAGGCAATGACGATGGCAAAGCGGTCCGCGAAATCCAAGTCGGACAGCTTCTTTATTGATGAAAATTGCCACCCGCAGAACATCGCTGTCATGCGGACACGGGCTGAGCCTTTGGGCATCAATGTGATCGTAGGCTGTCCGAATGATCTGGACGCAAGTGCTGTGTTCGGGGCAATTTTTCAGTACCCTGGCACACACGGCCATGTGCGGGACTTCACGGATGCCATCGCCAGCTTGCATGAGAGCAAAGCGCTGGCTGTTGTCGCGGCCGATCCGCTCGCGTTGGCCCTGCTGAAGAGCCCCGGTGAAATGGGCGCTGATATTGCTATCGGATCAACCCAACGATTTGGGGTTCCAATGGGATACGGCGGTCCGCACGCTGCCTATATGGCCACCAAAGACGCCTACAAGCGTGGGATGCCGGGCCGTATCATTGGTGTGTCCATCGATGCGCGCGGCAACAAAGCTTACCGCTTGTCCTTGCAAACTCGGGAGCAACATATCCGCCGTGAAAAGGCCAACTCGAACGTTTGTACTGCCCAAGCACTGCTGGCTGTCATCGCGTCGATGTATGCGGTCTACCACGGTGCCGATGGTATCAAAGCAATCGCGCAATCGGTGCACCGCAAGACATCGCGGCTGGCGAAAGGTCTTGAAAGCCTTGGCTTTGATGTGCAGCCCGAGGTCTTTTTTGATACGATCACGGTAGAAGTTGGCGCCCTGCAGGGGGTCATCTTGAATGCTGCCGTGGAAAACGGGATCAACCTGCGCAAGGTTGGTAACTCCAAAGTTGGTATCTCTTTGGATGAGCAGACCCGTCCTGAAACCATCGAAGCTGTCTGGGCTGCGTTTGGTGGCAATATGAAGGACGATTCCAAGGCCAATCGGGAATACCGTTTGCCAAATCACGCGTTGCGCGAAAGTGAATATCTGACGCATCCGATTTTCCACCTGAACCGGGCCGAGGCGGAAATCACCCGCTATATGCGGCGTTTGGCAGATCGTGATCTTGCACTTGATCGGGCGATGATCCCGCTGGGTTCCTGCACGATGAAGCTGAATGCGACCATCGAAATGATCCCCGTTACGTGGCCCGAGTTTAGCAATCTGCACCCCTTTGTCCCCAAGGATCAGGCGTTGGGTTATCATGAGATGATTGATGATCTGAACGACAAATTGTGTCAGATCACTGGGTATGACGCCATCAGTCAGCAGCCGAATTCGGGTGCACAGGGCGAATATGCCGGCCTTTTGACCATTCGTGGCTATCACGCGGCACGTGGCGAGGCACATCGCAACATCTGCCTTATCCCGACCTCTGCGCATGGTACGAACCCAGCGTCGGCGCAGATGGTGGGTTATAAAGTGGTCCCCATCAAAGCCGATGATAAGGGTAACATTGATGTTGCCGATTTCCGCGAAAAAGCTGAAAAGCACTCGGCTGATCTTGCGGCGTGTATGATCACGTACCCGTCCACTCACGGTGTTTTTGAGACAACTGTGCAAGAAATTTGCCAGATCACGCATGATCACGGCGGTCAGGTCTATATCGACGGTGCCAACATGAATGCGATGGTCGGCCTGTCGCGTCCGGGTGACATTGGCGGCGACGTAAGTCACCTGAACTTGCATAAGACTTTTTGCATTCCTCATGGTGGTGGCGGTCCGGGCATGGGCCCGATCGGCGTAAAAGCACACTTGATAGAGCATCTGCCCGGGCATCCGGAATACGGCACAGATGTTGGACCAGTATCGGCAGCACCGTTTGGGTCCCCGTCGATCTTGCCGGTTAGCTGGGCATACGTCTTGCTGATGGGTGGGGCAGGCCTAACGCAGGCAACTAAGGTGGCAATCTTGAACGCGAACTATATCGCGGCGCGCCTGAAGGACAGTTACAACATCTTGTATACGTCTGAGACTGGTCGCGTGGCGCATGAGTGCATTCTCGACACCCGACCGCTTGATGAAGCGGGTCATGTCAGCGTGGATGATGTTGCCAAACGTCTAATCGACAGCGGCTTTCATGCGCCCACTATGTCCTGGCCAGTGTCTGGAACGCTGATGGTTGAACCCACAGAATCCGAACCCAAGGCAGAGCTGGATCGCTTCTGTGAAGCAATGTTGTCTATCCGAGGTGAGGCGCAGGACATTATCGACGGCAAGATTGATCCCGAAAACAATCCACTGAAGAATGCACCCCATACGGTGCGCGATCTGGTGGGTGACTGGGATCGGCCTTATAGCCGCGAACAGGCCTGCTTCCCTC
- a CDS encoding c-type cytochrome, whose product MNRLSITTVAFAMLAAPVFADGHASGDAAAGEKVFKKCKACHSIIADDGTKIQKGGRTGPNLYGVYDRVAGTFDGFKFGGSIVEAGEKGLMWNEADFVSYVADPKKFLATYLDDKKAKSKMSLKIKKEADAQNVWAYLVSVGPGAPASN is encoded by the coding sequence ATGAATCGACTTTCCATCACGACAGTGGCGTTTGCGATGCTGGCGGCCCCTGTTTTTGCCGATGGCCACGCATCGGGAGACGCAGCAGCAGGCGAAAAGGTTTTTAAGAAATGTAAGGCTTGCCACTCGATCATAGCCGATGACGGGACCAAAATTCAAAAGGGCGGCCGGACTGGCCCGAACCTTTACGGTGTCTACGACCGGGTTGCCGGTACGTTTGATGGTTTCAAATTTGGCGGCTCGATCGTTGAGGCTGGCGAAAAGGGTCTAATGTGGAACGAGGCGGATTTTGTGTCCTATGTCGCAGACCCAAAGAAATTCTTGGCGACCTATTTGGATGACAAAAAGGCCAAATCCAAAATGTCACTCAAGATTAAGAAGGAAGCGGATGCACAGAACGTCTGGGCGTATCTAGTTTCCGTTGGCCCTGGGGCCCCCGCGTCAAACTAA
- the mnmH gene encoding tRNA 2-selenouridine(34) synthase MnmH → MPVKLTTLAALSSIPADTIIDVRSPTEFTEDHLPGAINLPVLSDAERAEVGTIYAQDSAFRARKIGAALLSANAARHLQGPLADKPGEWQPLVYCWRGGQRSDSFATILDQIGWRVRLVEGGYRSYRTLVVNALYTTPLLHKLCVIEGGTGTAKTRLLEHLREAGAQVIDLEGIAQHRGSLFGGLSQDQPSQKMFESHLATALGHLDPAQTTWIEAESSKIGARLIPPSLWARMCAAPRVELHAPLDARADFLCRAYADLTQDAVTLHRLIDKLRPYHAAETIASWQACGSSGDFATLAARLVSEHYDPRYAKSATRSDTSMRAITLDDLSDATLASAARALTSQTIPA, encoded by the coding sequence ATCCCCGTCAAACTCACCACACTTGCGGCTCTTTCTTCCATCCCAGCGGATACGATCATCGACGTGCGCTCACCCACCGAATTTACCGAAGACCACTTGCCTGGCGCGATCAATCTGCCTGTTCTGTCTGACGCGGAACGTGCAGAGGTTGGCACCATCTACGCGCAAGACAGCGCATTTCGGGCGCGCAAAATCGGCGCAGCGCTGTTGTCGGCTAATGCCGCGCGTCACTTGCAAGGCCCGCTTGCAGATAAGCCCGGCGAATGGCAGCCGTTGGTCTATTGCTGGCGGGGCGGGCAACGCTCTGATTCCTTTGCGACGATCCTTGATCAAATTGGCTGGCGGGTCCGGCTGGTGGAGGGCGGGTATCGCAGCTACCGCACGCTCGTGGTCAACGCGCTCTATACAACCCCCCTGCTGCACAAATTATGCGTCATCGAAGGAGGCACCGGCACAGCCAAGACCCGGCTGTTGGAGCATCTTCGCGAGGCAGGTGCGCAGGTCATTGACCTTGAAGGGATTGCTCAGCATCGCGGGTCACTTTTCGGCGGATTATCACAGGACCAGCCGTCGCAGAAGATGTTTGAGAGCCATTTAGCGACTGCTTTGGGCCATCTCGATCCGGCTCAAACAACATGGATCGAAGCGGAAAGCAGCAAGATCGGCGCACGGCTTATTCCGCCGTCGCTTTGGGCGCGCATGTGTGCGGCCCCCCGTGTTGAACTGCACGCCCCACTCGACGCCCGCGCAGACTTCCTGTGCCGCGCCTACGCTGATCTAACCCAAGACGCGGTCACCTTGCACCGGCTTATCGACAAACTCCGGCCCTACCATGCCGCTGAAACGATCGCGAGTTGGCAGGCATGTGGCAGCTCAGGTGATTTTGCCACATTGGCCGCGCGACTGGTGTCCGAACATTATGACCCCCGCTATGCAAAATCAGCAACGCGCAGCGACACATCAATGCGCGCCATAACACTGGATGACCTGTCGGATGCGACCCTTGCCAGCGCTGCGCGAGCGTTGACGTCACAAACTATACCAGCTTGA
- a CDS encoding nuclear transport factor 2 family protein: MIDARAVAKIAADYTAAWNSKSAEAVASFYAKDGGIIINNGDPWSGRSRVQDMAAGFYADVPDLTLTCDDVRCAGNHVIFVWTFTGHDAATGNPLNIRGWEEWEIGEDLKVKASRGWFDAEDYGRQAEGK, encoded by the coding sequence ATGATTGATGCACGGGCAGTGGCCAAGATCGCGGCAGATTACACAGCCGCTTGGAACTCTAAATCCGCTGAGGCTGTAGCTTCCTTTTACGCAAAGGATGGTGGAATTATTATCAACAATGGTGACCCATGGAGTGGTCGATCTCGCGTTCAGGACATGGCTGCGGGGTTTTATGCGGATGTTCCTGATCTGACGCTTACCTGCGATGATGTGCGCTGCGCTGGGAACCATGTGATTTTCGTTTGGACATTCACAGGACACGATGCGGCCACTGGCAACCCGCTCAATATTCGAGGCTGGGAAGAGTGGGAGATTGGTGAAGACCTTAAGGTAAAAGCGTCGCGCGGTTGGTTTGATGCCGAAGACTACGGACGGCAAGCTGAAGGAAAATAG
- the selD gene encoding selenide, water dikinase SelD has translation MIEPVPLTRDLVLIGGGHAHALVLRKWGMNPLPGARLTVINPGPTAPYTGMLPGHVAGHYSRDMLEIDLVRLCRHAGARLILGAANAIDRNAKVITVDGRGDIAYDVASIDIGITARMDLPGFAEHAVGAKPLDVYAETWRNYLDRAKSGSVSGEIAVIGGGVAGCELAMAMAYALGEVGTAAQVTVIEAGSEISGVGRRARAQMIQAMASLGVSVRLNAQVTQIDADQVQLQGQDPVPATLCVGAAGAFPHVWIAQTDLPLKDGFIEIEPDLTVRGDPTLFAVGDCAHMSWAPRPKAGVFAVRAAPVLHDNLRAALMGTRRRSFRPQKNYLKLISLGGKSAMAEKYGMTLAGPALWRWKDRIDCAFMDRLSDLPQMKRSHPPAASALDVQEMMSVKPLCGGCGAKVGAGALASAVSSLTQGNRADLVTGAGDDAAVFRQAGGGFQVMSTDHLRAMVHDPVQMTRIAAVHALGDVWAMGAAPQAALASIILPQMSPELQARTLKEMTHAANEVFTKAGAALVGGHTTSGAELTVGFTVTGLRDQMPITVGGAKAGDVLVLTRPIGSGVVMAGHMDGRAPGRVVTEVLKVMQTPQSAAAQVLKSAHAMTDVTGFGLAGHVQAICAASGVQAELWQNKIPVYDGARALSQAGVFSSLLQANRDNAPIEGVGDPLLHDPQTAGGLLAALPKTAAAKAIVALEAEGEMGVIIGQLTEGFGPIKLV, from the coding sequence ATGATTGAACCGGTGCCACTGACCCGTGATCTTGTTCTGATCGGAGGTGGGCATGCCCACGCGCTGGTGTTGCGCAAATGGGGCATGAACCCGCTGCCTGGCGCACGTCTGACGGTAATCAACCCCGGTCCCACGGCACCTTATACCGGTATGTTGCCGGGGCACGTCGCGGGGCATTATTCACGCGACATGCTTGAGATCGATCTCGTGCGGCTTTGTCGGCATGCGGGTGCTCGACTTATTCTTGGGGCAGCCAATGCAATAGACCGGAATGCGAAGGTGATCACGGTCGATGGCCGTGGGGACATCGCCTATGACGTGGCTTCGATTGATATTGGAATTACGGCGCGCATGGACCTGCCGGGATTTGCTGAACATGCGGTGGGGGCTAAGCCGCTGGATGTGTATGCGGAAACATGGCGGAATTATCTAGATCGGGCGAAAAGCGGCTCTGTTTCAGGGGAAATTGCAGTTATTGGAGGTGGCGTCGCCGGGTGTGAGCTGGCGATGGCAATGGCCTATGCCTTGGGAGAGGTGGGAACTGCAGCGCAGGTTACCGTAATTGAGGCGGGTTCTGAGATCTCGGGTGTTGGGCGCCGTGCGCGGGCGCAGATGATCCAGGCAATGGCGTCGCTTGGTGTGTCAGTGCGGTTGAATGCGCAAGTGACGCAGATTGATGCGGATCAGGTTCAGCTACAGGGTCAAGACCCGGTGCCTGCCACTTTGTGCGTCGGTGCTGCTGGCGCGTTTCCTCATGTCTGGATCGCGCAAACCGATCTGCCTTTGAAGGACGGATTTATTGAAATAGAGCCTGATTTGACTGTGCGGGGCGACCCAACTCTTTTTGCGGTTGGTGATTGCGCACATATGTCATGGGCCCCGCGACCCAAAGCCGGCGTTTTTGCGGTTCGGGCGGCTCCAGTGCTGCATGATAACTTGCGGGCAGCTTTGATGGGGACCAGGCGTAGATCGTTTAGGCCGCAAAAAAACTACCTCAAGCTGATCTCCTTGGGCGGCAAATCGGCGATGGCAGAAAAATATGGCATGACGCTCGCGGGGCCCGCGCTTTGGCGTTGGAAAGACCGCATTGATTGCGCGTTCATGGATCGGCTGAGTGACTTGCCGCAGATGAAACGGAGCCATCCCCCTGCCGCATCAGCCCTTGATGTACAAGAAATGATGTCTGTGAAACCGCTTTGTGGTGGGTGTGGTGCAAAAGTTGGGGCCGGTGCACTTGCTAGTGCCGTATCGTCTCTAACACAGGGAAATAGGGCTGATTTAGTCACTGGAGCGGGGGATGATGCAGCCGTTTTCCGACAAGCTGGTGGGGGATTTCAGGTCATGAGCACGGACCATCTGCGCGCGATGGTTCACGACCCGGTGCAGATGACCCGGATCGCTGCTGTGCATGCATTGGGCGATGTTTGGGCCATGGGGGCTGCTCCGCAAGCGGCACTGGCCAGCATCATTTTGCCGCAGATGAGCCCGGAACTTCAAGCGCGGACCCTCAAAGAGATGACCCATGCGGCGAACGAGGTTTTCACCAAAGCCGGTGCTGCGTTGGTCGGCGGGCACACTACAAGCGGCGCGGAACTGACCGTTGGGTTTACGGTGACCGGGCTTAGGGACCAGATGCCGATTACTGTCGGAGGGGCAAAGGCCGGCGACGTGCTGGTGTTGACCCGGCCGATTGGTTCAGGGGTTGTGATGGCAGGACACATGGACGGCCGTGCGCCGGGTCGCGTGGTGACCGAAGTCCTGAAGGTTATGCAAACCCCGCAATCCGCTGCTGCACAGGTGCTGAAGTCCGCGCATGCGATGACGGATGTGACGGGGTTTGGCCTAGCGGGGCATGTGCAGGCAATATGTGCGGCGTCGGGTGTCCAAGCCGAGCTGTGGCAGAACAAGATTCCAGTGTATGACGGCGCACGGGCTTTGTCTCAAGCAGGTGTGTTTTCGTCTCTATTACAGGCAAATCGCGACAATGCACCGATAGAAGGCGTCGGTGATCCGCTGCTGCACGATCCGCAAACGGCGGGTGGACTGCTTGCGGCACTTCCCAAGACTGCGGCGGCCAAGGCGATCGTGGCGCTGGAGGCCGAAGGTGAGATGGGCGTCATTATCGGTCAGCTCACCGAAGGATTTGGGCCTATCAAGCTGGTATAG
- the gcvT gene encoding glycine cleavage system aminomethyltransferase GcvT, translating into MADAPKRTVLYDLHVELGGKMVDFAGWEMPVQYPMGIMGEHAQCREKAGLFDVSHMGQVILRGEGVAEKLESIAPSAFTTLPEGKARYTFFTNEDGGIMDDLIVTNAGDHMFVVVNAALRHQDIPHMAKHLDGIEVIEIFDRALVAVQGPKAEDVVGELCPAARELKFMESTLADIVGVECRISRLGYTGEDGYEISIPEGDAEKVARAFLADDDCAPSGLGARDSLRLEAGLCLYGNDIDNSTSPVEASLNWAMQKRRREEGGFPGAARIQRELSEGAEKKLVGIKPEGRAPARQGVEVQCVDGNTIGAITSGGFGPTVGAPVAMGYVSTAHAVPGEKVNLIIRGKAQPAEIVSLPFVKQNYKR; encoded by the coding sequence ATGGCTGACGCGCCAAAACGCACTGTCCTATATGATCTGCATGTGGAACTTGGTGGCAAAATGGTCGATTTTGCCGGTTGGGAAATGCCCGTTCAATACCCAATGGGCATCATGGGCGAACATGCCCAATGCCGTGAAAAAGCTGGGCTGTTTGACGTGAGCCATATGGGGCAGGTGATTCTGCGCGGTGAAGGCGTTGCAGAAAAGCTGGAGAGCATTGCCCCGTCGGCGTTCACGACACTGCCTGAAGGCAAGGCGCGCTATACTTTCTTCACAAATGAAGATGGTGGGATCATGGACGACCTGATCGTGACGAATGCAGGTGACCATATGTTTGTGGTGGTCAACGCAGCGCTGCGCCACCAAGATATTCCGCATATGGCCAAACACCTCGACGGTATCGAAGTCATTGAGATCTTTGATCGCGCATTGGTTGCGGTGCAGGGCCCCAAGGCCGAAGATGTCGTGGGCGAGCTTTGCCCTGCGGCGCGCGAATTGAAATTCATGGAATCCACACTGGCTGATATTGTTGGAGTCGAATGCCGCATCTCACGGTTGGGCTACACCGGCGAAGACGGGTATGAGATTTCGATACCTGAGGGTGATGCCGAAAAGGTAGCAAGAGCATTCCTCGCAGATGACGATTGTGCGCCCTCGGGCCTTGGCGCGCGCGACAGTTTGCGGCTTGAGGCTGGTCTGTGCCTCTATGGCAATGACATCGACAATTCGACATCACCTGTCGAAGCTTCCCTCAATTGGGCGATGCAGAAACGTCGCCGTGAAGAGGGTGGCTTCCCTGGAGCTGCACGCATTCAACGAGAGCTCTCAGAAGGTGCCGAAAAGAAATTAGTGGGCATCAAACCCGAAGGCCGCGCGCCTGCGCGCCAAGGTGTTGAGGTGCAGTGTGTCGATGGAAATACGATTGGCGCCATCACCTCGGGCGGCTTTGGCCCTACAGTTGGGGCGCCGGTTGCTATGGGTTACGTTTCGACGGCCCATGCTGTACCGGGCGAGAAGGTAAACCTCATCATTCGTGGCAAGGCTCAGCCTGCTGAAATCGTATCGCTGCCGTTCGTAAAGCAAAACTACAAACGCTAA
- a CDS encoding MarR family winged helix-turn-helix transcriptional regulator encodes MPQDTAINPDSLGFLINDLARLMRCALEREIESAAIPVTTAEARVLAHMARCGDIRQHQLAERLGMAPMSLTGFLDRLERAGLVARGCDPKDRRAKIVSLTDTAPSLLAKIAQAGARASDTALSGLDMQQSDVFMELAKAICTNLDTARSMPVEAEDRP; translated from the coding sequence ATGCCACAAGACACCGCAATTAACCCCGATAGCCTTGGCTTTTTGATCAATGACCTCGCGCGGTTGATGCGATGCGCGCTCGAGCGCGAGATCGAGAGTGCCGCCATTCCCGTAACCACCGCCGAAGCTCGCGTATTGGCCCATATGGCGCGCTGTGGCGACATCAGGCAGCACCAACTGGCAGAACGGCTGGGAATGGCCCCGATGAGCCTGACCGGGTTTCTTGACCGGCTGGAGCGCGCGGGGCTGGTTGCTCGCGGCTGTGATCCCAAAGATCGCCGTGCCAAGATAGTATCGCTGACAGACACAGCGCCGTCCCTTCTGGCCAAAATCGCCCAAGCAGGGGCCCGCGCAAGTGACACTGCGCTGAGCGGGTTAGACATGCAACAAAGCGACGTGTTTATGGAGTTGGCCAAGGCAATCTGCACAAACTTAGATACCGCACGATCAATGCCAGTCGAGGCGGAAGATCGTCCATGA